One Alligator mississippiensis isolate rAllMis1 chromosome 1, rAllMis1, whole genome shotgun sequence genomic window carries:
- the LOC132250231 gene encoding cingulin-like, producing MAHYEELRDRNMALEKELEAGTKETNRLQSLFQRVEAEKDHLGEQVQCLKNLLEDSVAKEAETNNEREQALLQRQVLEQQIQVLEAENKTLQATNNQIAAKGQDSGESVEMEVTSIVTQTEAGLKDQLGEEIWSLKTLLKESTARELALRERIKQQSVQTAQIQSRELITINSRLEEHASKIKAGYEEHLMKYKGLKEILINTEKLVKTGQPMLLKALENQEPSRTKGLEIPREEEETEQQERTARMEALVGFTPERAKEEITITVMECLNQRWGQWVNQYTEEMNGLREKLEKLAGSCDAGRLTAPKQGQQREVDQRPKMAQARAYNKQGIASKGERVAEALSKRKVQGPETERRGQNPRETKGGGGGGLKLHPKGEVSSPAQKQRLNRIQTAGQAKETNGPSTTQDIQLEKEQRGRRRPCVYINDIARRVKWWTLREVIEAKVGGVAYVKIYKGLMGRPTSQAKVEFWREEYAQKALERQWEIWRRLQGLQKILEKQETRQPAWRKRPGYVGVEDRRARSEREKKPRKTGGSLTDRDCNLPRSASVGGLPAAGQLP from the coding sequence ATGGCCCATTACGAGGAGCTGCGTGATCGAAATATGGCCCTTGAAAAGGAGTTGGAGGCCGGAACAAAAGAGACCAATAGGTTACAGTCTCTGTTCCAGAGggtggaggcagaaaaggaccacCTGGGAGAACAGGTGCAGTGCCTTAAAAACCTCCTAGAGGATAGTGTGGCTAAAGAAGCAGAGACTAACAACGAGAGGGAGCAGGCACTACTTCAAAGGCAAGTTTTAGAGCAGCAGATTCAGGTCCTGGAAGCAGAAAATAAAACTCTACAGGCAACAAACAATCAGATAGCGGCAAAAGGCCAAGATTCTGGGGAGTCAGTGGAGATGGAGGTAACAAGTATAGTGACCCAGACGGAAGCAGGACTAAAGGACCAACTGGGGGAAGAGATATGGTCCCTGAAGACCCTATTAAAagagagcacagccagggagCTGGCATTGCGAGAGAGGATCAAACAACAATCAGTACAGACTGCTCAAATACAAAGCAGGGAGCTGATCACAATAAACAGCCGGTTGGAGGAACATGCCTCCAAGATTAAAGCAGGATATGAGGAGCACCTTATGAAGTATAAAGGCTTGAAAGAGATTCTAATAAACACAGAAAAACTGGTAAAGACTGGGCAGCCCATGCTCCTAAAGGCCCTGGAAAATCAGGAACCATCCAGGACAAAAGGCTTAGAGATTCCTAGGGAAGAAGaggaaacagagcagcaggaAAGGACTGCAAGGATGGAGGCACTCGTGGGGTTTACCCCTGAGAGGGCGAAAGAAGAGATCACCATTACAGTAATGGAGTGCCTGAATCAGAGATGGGGTCAGTGGGTGAACCAATACACCGAAGAGATGAATGGCCTGAGGGAAAAACTAGAGAAACTTGCAGGCTCGTGTGATGCTGGAAGATTGACAGCACCAAAACAAGGGCAACAGAGGGAAGTAGACCAGAGACCAAAAATGGCCCAGGCTCGGGCATATAATAAGCAAGGTATAGCTTCTAAAGGGGAGAGAGTGGCAGAAGCCCTGAGTAAAAGAAAGGTACAAGGGCCTGAGACGGAAAGAAGGGGCCAAAACCCCAGGGAAActaaggggggaggaggaggaggtctcAAGCTTCACCCTAAGGGTGAGGTATCCAGCCCTGCACAGAAACAGAGACTAAACAGAATACAGACCGCAGGTCAAGCTAAGGAGACCAACGGTCCATCCACTACGCAGGACATTCAGCTGGAGAAGGAACAAAGGGGACGAAGGCGGCCATGCGTTTACATTAATGACATCGCAAGGCGAGTTAAATGGTGGACCCTGAGGGAAGTAATTGAAGCAAAGGTGGGAGGCGTAGCCTACGTAAAGATTTATAAAGGGCTGATGGGAAGACCTACCAGCCAGGCGAAGGTAGAATTTTGGAGGGAAGAATACGCCCAGAAGGCATTGGAGAGACAGTGGGAGATTTGGAGAAGGCTTCAGGGGCTACAGAAAATCTTAGAAAAACAAGAAACCAGACAACCTGCATGGAGAAAGAGACCAGGGTATGTAGGGGTAGAAGATAGACGGGCCAGAAGTGAAAGGGAGAAGAAACCCCGAAAGACAGGCGGGAGTTTGACCGACAGGGACTGCAACCTACCAAGGTCggctagtgtggggggactgcctgCGGCGGGGCAACTCCCGTAA